One stretch of Flavobacterium sp. 9 DNA includes these proteins:
- a CDS encoding cell division protein FtsQ/DivIB has translation MKIFNWTNIRLFLILGLVLFLYSFAQHRNGDRKLKKSMVVFVGENTLFVKPETVNKLLIENKRDASSIRKDELDLNKIEKTLDTQDMIEKSDVFVSIDGVLKAVVKQKTPIARVYDGDQSFYIDYEGNKMPLSDNFTSRVPLVSGAINKKNNEDLAALFRTIYDDAFLKKNIIAIQIMPNGSLKMFNRNYNYVIDFGRTMNVDKKFRNYKAFFQKAVLDSSLYKYNKIDLRFTEQVVCTK, from the coding sequence ATGAAAATATTTAATTGGACAAATATTCGATTATTTCTCATTTTAGGGCTTGTTCTTTTTTTATATTCTTTTGCTCAACATCGAAATGGAGATCGAAAATTGAAGAAATCGATGGTCGTTTTTGTAGGAGAAAATACGCTTTTTGTGAAGCCGGAAACGGTTAATAAATTGTTGATAGAAAATAAAAGAGACGCTTCCAGTATCCGAAAAGATGAGTTAGATTTGAATAAGATAGAAAAAACCCTTGATACGCAAGACATGATTGAAAAGTCAGACGTTTTTGTAAGTATCGATGGCGTTCTAAAAGCGGTAGTAAAACAGAAGACACCAATAGCGCGAGTTTATGATGGTGATCAATCTTTCTATATTGACTATGAGGGTAATAAAATGCCTTTGTCCGACAATTTTACATCGCGAGTTCCTCTTGTTTCAGGGGCAATAAATAAAAAAAATAACGAAGATTTAGCTGCTTTATTTCGCACAATTTATGACGATGCGTTTTTGAAAAAAAACATCATTGCAATACAAATTATGCCGAATGGCAGCCTAAAAATGTTTAATCGAAATTATAATTACGTCATCGATTTTGGCAGAACGATGAATGTTGATAAGAAATTTAGAAACTATAAAGCTTTTTTTCAAAAAGCAGTTTTAGATAGTTCGTTATACAAATACAATAAAATTGACCTTAGGTTTACGGAACAAGTAGTTTGCACAAAATAA
- the ftsA gene encoding cell division protein FtsA, translating into MEKDNIAVGLDIGTTKIVAMIGKKNEYGKLEILGIGKSKSLGVARGVVNNITQTIQSIQQAILEAENNSGYKIKDVVVGIAGQHIRSIQHTDYISRNNPEEVIGEKDIQLLIDQVNKLAMLPGEEIIHVLPQEFKIDGQSEIKEPIGMYGGRLESSFHVVVGQASSIRNVGRCIQSSGIELSGLTLEPLASADAVLSQEEKEAGVALIDIGGGTTDLAIFKDGIIRHTAVIPFGGNVITDDIKEGCSIIEKQAELLKIKFGSAWPGENKDNEIVSIPGLRGREPKEISLKNLSKIIHARVVEIVEQVFAEIKAYGHEDPRKKLIAGIVLTGGGAQLKHIKQLVEYITGMDTRIGYPNEHLAGNSSEEISSPLFATAVGLVMNSIENSTQSAVRMEIVNEQPRVVYRNVPPQQQQPVQQRYEVEENYVERVETIEETREVRSNASKEESTETKIRRSFFDRYVDKIKDFLDNAE; encoded by the coding sequence ATGGAAAAAGATAACATTGCAGTAGGTCTAGATATTGGAACAACCAAAATAGTTGCCATGATAGGCAAGAAAAATGAGTATGGTAAGTTGGAAATTTTGGGTATTGGAAAATCCAAAAGTTTGGGAGTTGCACGTGGAGTTGTAAACAACATTACGCAAACTATTCAATCAATTCAGCAAGCAATACTTGAGGCAGAAAATAATTCAGGTTATAAAATTAAAGATGTGGTTGTTGGTATCGCAGGACAACACATAAGAAGTATACAGCATACAGATTACATCAGCCGTAATAATCCGGAAGAAGTAATTGGCGAAAAAGATATTCAGCTTTTGATTGACCAGGTTAATAAATTGGCCATGTTACCGGGAGAAGAAATTATTCATGTTTTGCCGCAAGAATTTAAAATCGACGGACAATCTGAAATTAAAGAACCAATTGGAATGTACGGTGGAAGACTGGAATCTAGTTTTCACGTAGTAGTTGGGCAAGCTTCTTCGATCAGAAATGTTGGAAGATGTATTCAAAGTTCAGGAATCGAATTGTCAGGATTGACATTAGAACCATTGGCTTCGGCAGATGCAGTTTTGAGTCAGGAAGAAAAAGAAGCAGGTGTAGCTTTAATTGATATTGGTGGTGGAACAACAGATTTAGCCATTTTTAAAGATGGTATTATTCGTCATACAGCAGTGATTCCTTTTGGAGGAAATGTAATAACAGACGATATTAAAGAAGGTTGTTCGATTATCGAAAAACAAGCAGAGCTTTTAAAAATAAAATTCGGATCGGCTTGGCCGGGAGAAAATAAGGACAACGAGATTGTTTCTATTCCGGGTTTAAGAGGAAGAGAACCAAAAGAGATTTCGCTTAAAAATTTATCTAAAATTATTCACGCTCGTGTTGTGGAAATTGTAGAACAGGTTTTTGCAGAAATTAAAGCTTATGGACACGAAGATCCTCGTAAAAAATTAATTGCCGGAATCGTTCTTACAGGTGGTGGAGCTCAACTAAAACATATTAAACAATTAGTAGAGTACATTACAGGAATGGATACCAGAATTGGATATCCAAACGAGCACTTAGCAGGAAATTCAAGTGAAGAAATTTCTAGTCCTTTATTTGCAACAGCAGTTGGATTAGTAATGAATAGTATCGAAAATAGTACGCAAAGTGCTGTTAGAATGGAGATTGTAAATGAGCAGCCAAGAGTGGTGTACAGAAATGTTCCGCCTCAGCAACAACAACCTGTACAACAACGATACGAAGTAGAAGAAAACTACGTTGAAAGAGTAGAAACTATTGAAGAGACAAGAGAAGTTAGAAGTAATGCCTCTAAAGAAGAATCTACCGAAACAAAAATTAGAAGATCATTTTTTGATAGGTATGTCGACAAAATCAAAGATTTTTTAGACAACGCAGAATAA
- the ftsZ gene encoding cell division protein FtsZ, protein MMSNSEFGSISFDLPKNQSNVIKVIGVGGGGSNAINHMFKQGIKGVDFIVCNTDSQALQNSSVPNKIQLGMNLTEGLGAGANPDVGQQSAIESIADIEKMLDRGTKMVFITAGMGGGTGTGAAPVIAQLAKEREILTVGIVTIPFQFEGKVRQEQALLGIEKLRKQVDSLIVINNNKLREVYGNLGFKAGFSKADEVLATASRGIAEVITHHYTQNIDLRDAKTVLSNSGTAIMGSSVAAGENRAKDAIVSALDSPLLNDNKITGAKNVLLLIVSGSNEITLDEIGEINDHIQVEAGHNANIIMGVGEDETLGDAIAVTIIATGFDVEQQNEIVNTEPKKIIHTLGDDQRSVYDLTNKSVTSFDLNAETPTAKSEEKIVFDLMDDTSFADTVAPVIPTPVTPVTPVAVAPSMNQEELVVMSEFIKNLDVTFEIVSPITDIDFTITAPTPQVQAFQEVKPVQQRTFEREEQTTFSFDLPLYRSEPEARKEPVVEQETKILFELSNETRNIKVNDPVQFVPVTEVSENGIIKYSLEEYMEVENELTASKPVEKVIEDVIPEELNITMKPRDFASEADYSTTSNVSPMELTIEETLRLRADERRKKLKEFNYKFHNNVSRIDELEKEPAYKRLGIDLSNSQSNNTGSRISVGTDSNNDLQLRSNNSFLHDNVD, encoded by the coding sequence ATGATGAGCAACTCAGAATTTGGAAGTATTTCATTTGATTTACCAAAAAACCAATCAAATGTAATCAAAGTAATAGGTGTAGGTGGTGGAGGTAGTAATGCTATTAACCACATGTTTAAACAAGGTATTAAAGGCGTTGATTTCATCGTTTGTAATACAGATTCACAGGCACTACAGAACAGTTCGGTACCTAATAAAATTCAGTTAGGTATGAATTTAACAGAAGGTCTTGGAGCAGGAGCAAATCCTGATGTAGGACAACAATCTGCTATAGAAAGTATCGCTGATATCGAGAAAATGTTGGACCGTGGTACTAAGATGGTATTTATTACCGCTGGTATGGGTGGAGGAACAGGTACAGGTGCAGCTCCGGTAATCGCACAATTGGCAAAAGAAAGAGAAATTTTGACAGTTGGTATCGTTACCATTCCGTTTCAGTTTGAAGGGAAAGTACGTCAGGAACAAGCACTTTTAGGAATCGAAAAATTGCGTAAGCAAGTAGATTCTTTAATTGTAATTAATAATAATAAGTTAAGAGAAGTATACGGAAATCTTGGTTTTAAAGCAGGATTCTCTAAAGCTGATGAAGTTTTGGCAACAGCCTCAAGAGGTATTGCTGAAGTAATTACGCATCACTATACTCAAAATATCGATTTACGTGATGCTAAAACTGTTCTTTCGAATAGTGGAACAGCTATCATGGGATCTTCTGTTGCTGCAGGTGAAAACAGAGCTAAAGATGCTATCGTTTCGGCATTGGATTCTCCGTTGTTAAACGACAACAAAATTACAGGAGCCAAAAACGTATTGTTGCTTATCGTTTCTGGATCAAACGAAATTACATTGGATGAGATTGGAGAAATCAATGATCATATTCAGGTAGAAGCAGGTCATAATGCTAATATTATCATGGGAGTTGGTGAAGACGAAACTCTTGGTGATGCTATTGCTGTGACTATTATTGCAACAGGTTTTGATGTTGAACAACAAAATGAAATTGTAAATACTGAGCCTAAAAAGATCATCCATACATTAGGAGATGATCAAAGAAGTGTTTATGATTTGACAAATAAATCAGTTACTTCTTTTGATTTAAATGCTGAAACACCAACTGCGAAATCAGAAGAAAAAATTGTTTTCGATTTAATGGATGACACTTCATTTGCGGATACGGTTGCTCCCGTAATACCAACTCCGGTTACTCCAGTTACTCCGGTTGCAGTTGCTCCATCTATGAATCAGGAAGAATTGGTTGTAATGTCTGAGTTTATCAAGAATCTTGATGTTACTTTTGAAATTGTTTCACCAATTACAGATATTGATTTTACAATTACAGCGCCAACTCCTCAAGTACAGGCTTTTCAGGAAGTAAAACCTGTTCAGCAAAGAACTTTCGAAAGAGAAGAACAAACTACTTTCTCATTTGACTTACCTCTTTACAGATCAGAACCAGAAGCTAGAAAAGAGCCTGTTGTTGAACAAGAGACTAAAATTTTATTCGAATTATCGAATGAAACACGTAATATAAAAGTGAATGATCCAGTACAATTTGTGCCGGTAACTGAAGTTTCAGAGAACGGAATCATCAAATATTCTCTAGAAGAATACATGGAGGTTGAAAATGAACTAACAGCATCAAAACCGGTTGAAAAAGTGATAGAAGATGTAATTCCTGAGGAATTAAATATCACTATGAAACCAAGAGATTTTGCAAGTGAAGCTGATTATTCTACAACATCAAATGTTTCTCCGATGGAATTAACAATTGAAGAAACATTACGTTTAAGAGCTGATGAAAGAAGAAAGAAACTAAAAGAATTTAATTATAAATTTCATAATAATGTTTCCAGAATCGATGAACTTGAAAAAGAACCTGCTTATAAAAGATTAGGAATCGATTTGTCTAATTCACAATCAAATAACACGGGTTCCAGAATATCAGTTGGGACAGATAGTAATAATGATTTGCAATTGCGTTCAAACAATTCATTTTTGCATGACAATGTAGATTAA
- a CDS encoding GatB/YqeY domain-containing protein, which produces MSLQTLIMDEIKTAMRAKDTVALEALRAIKSEMLLAATASGSKEELTEDDEVKLLQRLVKTRKESARIFTEQNRPDLAEPELAQVAVIEKFLPAQLSEEEVEAVVAKIIAETGASGIASMGKVMGLASAQLGGTAEGKTISAIVKKLLV; this is translated from the coding sequence ATGAGCTTACAAACATTAATCATGGACGAGATTAAAACCGCCATGAGAGCAAAAGATACAGTGGCATTAGAAGCTTTAAGAGCAATCAAATCTGAAATGTTATTAGCTGCAACGGCTTCAGGTTCTAAAGAAGAATTAACAGAAGACGATGAAGTTAAATTACTTCAAAGATTAGTTAAAACTCGTAAAGAAAGCGCTAGAATTTTTACAGAACAAAATCGTCCTGATCTTGCTGAACCAGAATTGGCCCAGGTTGCGGTAATCGAGAAATTTTTACCAGCTCAATTAAGTGAAGAAGAAGTAGAGGCAGTAGTAGCAAAAATCATTGCTGAAACCGGCGCTTCTGGAATCGCTTCAATGGGTAAAGTTATGGGATTGGCATCTGCACAATTAGGCGGAACTGCTGAAGGAAAAACAATCTCTGCAATTGTAAAGAAACTTTTAGTTTAA
- a CDS encoding site-specific integrase codes for MLLSSQNIHHFPQNFPMNFNGKLTAKIVIKDDYVRTDGTSTLYLQIFVSGQKKKIPLHIAVKPIYFDKVKQRVKSKDIFHKDYNLIIEKSLADLNKIEIKYRLENENLTMDKLLHEYQNPSSRIDFIKFWEMEMENQKLIRDNATVQQQLSTLRKVKGYQNSILFYEITKDFYEKMIFHFEKVEKNAPHTIQTLAKNFKKYLHIANELGVKTPLKYQDIKMPKCVSNRAFLLPDEVFKLYEYYNSQFINESLKNILARFLFSCFTGLRISDIRAISLENVVNDILIFFAQKTGKLQRIQLSESALKFIGNDKLFYGEYTDQHINRELKQIVKACGIKKNVTFHVSRHSFATNFLICGGRVEDLQKLLGHSEIKETMVYVHIVESITDKQIHNMNDILTKKPLN; via the coding sequence ATGTTATTATCGTCACAAAACATCCATCACTTCCCACAAAACTTCCCAATGAATTTTAATGGGAAGTTAACAGCGAAAATAGTAATCAAAGATGATTACGTTCGCACAGACGGAACTAGTACTTTGTACCTTCAAATTTTTGTTTCCGGACAAAAGAAAAAGATTCCATTGCACATTGCTGTGAAACCAATTTATTTTGATAAAGTAAAACAGCGAGTAAAATCAAAAGACATTTTCCACAAGGATTACAATTTGATAATTGAAAAGTCACTTGCAGATCTTAATAAAATTGAAATTAAATATCGATTAGAGAACGAAAACCTAACTATGGATAAGCTACTCCATGAGTATCAAAATCCATCATCAAGAATTGATTTTATAAAATTCTGGGAAATGGAAATGGAAAACCAGAAATTAATAAGGGACAATGCAACAGTTCAACAGCAATTAAGTACATTAAGAAAAGTAAAAGGATATCAAAACTCGATTCTTTTTTATGAAATTACTAAGGATTTTTACGAAAAAATGATTTTCCATTTTGAGAAAGTTGAAAAAAACGCTCCTCACACAATTCAAACACTAGCTAAAAATTTTAAAAAGTATTTACATATTGCCAATGAGTTAGGGGTAAAAACACCATTAAAGTATCAAGACATAAAGATGCCAAAATGTGTTTCTAACAGAGCCTTTTTATTACCAGATGAAGTTTTTAAATTGTATGAATACTACAACTCACAGTTTATAAATGAATCATTAAAAAATATATTAGCCAGGTTTTTATTTTCATGTTTTACAGGCTTAAGAATTTCGGATATACGAGCAATTTCACTTGAAAATGTCGTCAATGATATTTTAATCTTTTTTGCTCAGAAAACTGGGAAATTACAACGAATACAACTTAGCGAATCAGCGCTGAAATTTATTGGAAATGATAAATTATTCTATGGTGAATATACAGATCAACATATAAATCGTGAATTAAAGCAAATTGTGAAGGCTTGTGGAATAAAAAAGAATGTTACGTTTCACGTATCTCGACACAGTTTTGCAACAAACTTTTTAATATGTGGAGGAAGAGTTGAAGATTTACAAAAACTATTAGGTCATAGTGAGATAAAAGAAACTATGGTGTACGTTCATATAGTGGAAAGTATTACAGATAAGCAAATACATAATATGAACGATATTCTTACAAAAAAACCTCTTAATTAA